One Luteolibacter yonseiensis genomic window carries:
- a CDS encoding SOS response-associated peptidase family protein: MQEAFTLAKSTRLLTDSETAATEAVAWGADEMFQPNSTALAMLPDGQFHHLIWGIRRWFLPCVHLIKCISLGDKSWKSTASRGRCVIPMTTFVEMNREDWWGGVFELVAKEGGLMWVAGIWDVVQRRPRHFAIITQ, from the coding sequence ATGCAAGAAGCCTTTACCTTGGCGAAATCAACACGACTACTTACCGATAGCGAAACTGCGGCGACAGAAGCAGTGGCCTGGGGGGCGGACGAGATGTTCCAGCCGAATTCCACAGCTTTGGCGATGTTGCCGGATGGGCAATTCCATCATCTGATCTGGGGAATCCGACGCTGGTTTTTGCCCTGTGTCCATCTCATCAAATGCATCAGTCTGGGCGACAAATCCTGGAAGTCGACCGCCTCACGCGGCCGATGTGTGATTCCGATGACGACATTCGTCGAGATGAATAGGGAGGACTGGTGGGGGGGTGTCTTTGAGTTGGTGGCCAAGGAAGGAGGCCTTATGTGGGTGGCCGGGATCTGGGACGTCGTTCAGAGAAGGCCACGTCACTTTGCAATCATCACCCAGTGA
- a CDS encoding SDR family oxidoreductase, translating into MKIEQPDFPIASEEFAGRLVFVTGGTKGAGEAMVRRFAAGGATVITTARQAPEDPDFPASVITGNLATAEGAAKVAAQITGTFGVPSILVQNLGGSDSPGGGFAALTDDMWMKELNLNLLAAVRLDRAFVPAMLQRRSGVVIHISSIQRLLPLHESTTAYAAAKAALTTYSKALSKEVGPKGVRVTAVSPGWINTENTAVFLQRLAESAGITTQQAQQNVMAALGGIPLGRPAWPWEVAELVAFLASDRAASIQGTEYVIDGGTVPTI; encoded by the coding sequence ATGAAGATCGAACAACCTGACTTCCCGATCGCTTCCGAGGAATTCGCAGGGCGGCTTGTGTTTGTCACCGGCGGCACGAAAGGTGCGGGTGAAGCCATGGTCCGCCGCTTCGCTGCCGGGGGGGCGACCGTCATCACGACAGCGCGGCAGGCGCCGGAGGATCCGGACTTCCCCGCCTCGGTGATCACGGGTAATCTGGCCACCGCCGAGGGCGCTGCCAAGGTGGCCGCTCAAATCACCGGGACATTCGGCGTACCCAGCATCCTGGTGCAAAATCTGGGGGGTTCCGACTCGCCCGGCGGAGGCTTCGCAGCCCTGACCGATGACATGTGGATGAAGGAACTGAACCTGAATCTCCTGGCCGCCGTCCGCCTCGACCGTGCGTTCGTCCCCGCCATGCTGCAGCGGCGATCCGGGGTGGTGATTCACATTTCATCGATCCAGAGGCTGCTGCCGCTTCATGAATCCACAACCGCGTATGCGGCGGCGAAAGCGGCCCTTACAACCTACAGCAAGGCGCTATCCAAGGAAGTGGGACCGAAAGGCGTCCGCGTTACCGCCGTGTCCCCTGGTTGGATCAATACCGAAAATACCGCGGTTTTCCTCCAGCGTCTTGCGGAGAGCGCTGGGATCACAACCCAGCAGGCACAGCAAAATGTGATGGCAGCGCTTGGTGGAATTCCCTTGGGTCGGCCAGCCTGGCCCTGGGAAGTCGCCGAACTTGTGGCTTTCCTTGCTTCGGACAGGGCAGCCTCCATCCAAGGAACGGAGTATGTCATCGACGGAGGTACTGTTCCAACCATCTGA
- a CDS encoding nuclear transport factor 2 family protein, translated as MDTNNTISLPAVVASFLGAANRFDAVAAAACFTSDATFRDNGREFIGTAAIERLMTESNEVRPHITVTSAKVDGTTAGIVGTVVGNFPESPVELDFEFQLQDGKISQLTVS; from the coding sequence ATGGATACAAATAACACAATCTCCCTGCCCGCGGTGGTGGCGAGCTTCCTTGGAGCCGCCAACCGGTTCGATGCCGTGGCCGCCGCCGCTTGTTTCACTTCAGACGCGACTTTCCGCGACAACGGCCGTGAATTCATCGGCACCGCCGCTATCGAACGTCTGATGACAGAATCGAACGAAGTGCGGCCGCATATCACCGTGACCAGCGCGAAAGTGGATGGAACGACCGCAGGGATCGTCGGCACAGTAGTGGGGAACTTCCCTGAAAGCCCCGTTGAACTGGACTTCGAGTTTCAACTGCAAGACGGAAAAATTTCACAATTAACAGTATCATGA
- a CDS encoding LysR family transcriptional regulator: MHLTQPALSRQVRDLEDELGVALFERGKNSVKLTDAGERFYEEAQDLLARAAAAVEKVRTEHREEVLRVGYAPSATAGILPRALERFHAAMPRVKVELADVSPPEMIRMAQSGQLDVVIALEPSVLASPGFKWSEFRQISLILIMRADHPLARRKRISPKLLCGLPLVGLGRKNFPDYVLSIRRSLKPLGCVPHFVALEEDGVPTLFASVEAYNAAAILADTVCEFLPRSLVGRPFHPKFDPVVAKVGICEARHSAHAELFVTILKQYAGKASAY; this comes from the coding sequence CTGCACCTCACCCAGCCCGCCCTCAGCCGCCAGGTAAGGGATCTGGAGGATGAACTGGGCGTGGCGCTTTTCGAGCGGGGGAAGAACTCCGTGAAGCTGACGGATGCCGGCGAGCGTTTTTACGAGGAGGCGCAGGATCTGCTGGCGCGGGCGGCGGCCGCGGTGGAGAAGGTCCGGACGGAGCATCGTGAAGAGGTGCTGCGTGTGGGATATGCGCCTTCGGCCACCGCTGGGATTCTTCCGCGTGCGCTGGAGCGATTCCACGCTGCGATGCCCCGGGTGAAGGTGGAGTTGGCTGACGTCTCTCCTCCGGAAATGATTCGGATGGCGCAGAGTGGGCAGTTGGATGTCGTCATCGCGCTCGAGCCCTCGGTGCTGGCCTCCCCCGGCTTCAAATGGTCCGAATTCCGCCAAATATCGCTGATCCTGATCATGCGGGCCGATCATCCGCTGGCGCGCAGGAAACGGATTTCTCCGAAGCTCCTTTGCGGTCTCCCGCTCGTAGGTTTGGGCCGGAAAAATTTCCCGGACTATGTACTTTCGATACGGCGGAGTTTGAAACCTCTGGGGTGCGTTCCTCATTTTGTCGCCCTGGAGGAAGACGGGGTGCCGACACTGTTCGCCAGTGTGGAGGCCTACAATGCGGCAGCCATCCTTGCCGACACGGTTTGCGAGTTTCTCCCACGTTCACTTGTGGGGAGACCTTTCCATCCCAAGTTTGATCCAGTGGTGGCGAAAGTGGGCATATGTGAGGCGCGACACAGCGCCCACGCCGAACTGTTCGTCACCATCCTCAAACAGTATGCAGGTAAGGCTTCAGCCTACTGA
- a CDS encoding response regulator transcription factor, protein MNGNKNAAAQQHLVIVHSGSAYDSQTLAPLVEPAGFKIIGQHPTLGSAITNLCCPNVDILILYVLSPASVSGGFLNKVAKYRADLKTLVILDESLPWNCLEMLGFEAAGYLLERDIPTRLASALCEILQGGLPISSYILRGIPRGKLFRPQDVVENLSKLAPRELECLELLSQGLLYKEIAERLDLNFDTVRTYIRRIFEKLNVQTRTEAAVKFLSCDVGRG, encoded by the coding sequence ATGAATGGAAACAAAAATGCCGCAGCGCAACAGCATCTGGTCATAGTTCACAGTGGCAGCGCCTACGACTCGCAGACTCTGGCACCTCTCGTGGAACCTGCGGGATTCAAGATAATAGGCCAACATCCGACGCTCGGATCGGCAATAACGAATCTGTGTTGTCCGAATGTCGATATCCTTATCCTTTACGTATTGAGTCCGGCTTCAGTTTCTGGAGGATTCCTGAACAAGGTGGCGAAATATCGAGCAGACCTGAAGACGCTCGTCATACTGGACGAAAGCCTGCCATGGAATTGCCTTGAAATGCTCGGCTTTGAAGCCGCCGGATATCTTTTGGAGCGGGACATCCCGACAAGACTTGCCTCGGCCCTGTGCGAGATTCTGCAAGGAGGTTTACCGATATCCAGCTACATACTCAGAGGTATCCCACGCGGGAAATTGTTCCGGCCTCAAGATGTAGTGGAAAATCTTAGCAAACTCGCCCCCCGTGAACTGGAATGCTTGGAACTCCTGTCGCAAGGACTGCTTTACAAGGAAATTGCCGAACGCCTCGATCTGAATTTCGACACGGTCCGAACCTACATCCGAAGAATATTTGAAAAATTGAATGTCCAAACCAGAACCGAAGCTGCGGTCAAATTTCTTTCATGTGACGTGGGCAGAGGGTGA
- a CDS encoding Hsp20/alpha crystallin family protein produces the protein MNQAISSWNPLRELEDFQKRILGAFQPASLQRGTGSGQQASQAMSQWLPLVDITEDPEGYHITAELPEVNKDDVKITLENKVITITGERRIEKEQGDKKYHRIERSYGCFSRSFALPDDADAAQVDAQFRDGLLRIKVAKSEAAKPKQIEVKVN, from the coding sequence ATGAATCAAGCAATCAGTAGTTGGAACCCCTTGCGGGAACTTGAGGACTTCCAGAAGCGCATTCTGGGTGCTTTCCAACCCGCGTCCTTACAGCGGGGAACTGGAAGCGGCCAGCAAGCGTCCCAAGCGATGAGCCAGTGGCTGCCCCTAGTCGACATCACCGAAGATCCGGAGGGCTACCACATCACCGCGGAGCTGCCGGAGGTCAATAAAGACGATGTGAAGATCACTCTTGAGAACAAGGTGATCACGATCACCGGCGAGCGGAGGATCGAGAAGGAACAAGGAGATAAAAAATACCATCGCATAGAGCGGTCATATGGATGCTTCTCAAGAAGCTTCGCTCTCCCGGATGACGCGGATGCCGCACAAGTGGATGCCCAGTTCCGGGACGGGCTGCTGCGGATCAAGGTGGCCAAGAGCGAGGCGGCAAAACCGAAGCAGATCGAGGTAAAGGTAAACTGA
- a CDS encoding Hsp20 family protein translates to MKTISTNSRRAGVLLTGIALGAGIITAGLSASTAAETKPGDGGGFVEKAQEWQDKMSESFRDLWKDLRGDDRGKPSISTASVDLREQENSHIIRLSLPGRKLENVKVSLEGTSLQILAPAEGKLGRYSQSITLDGVAAGAKAKTELKESDGLMVITVPKGPSAGTTDPSSTVGGATPGVLDEWDRDILRRMESMNREMDRIFADAFAEFRSVPQYKNYFDEARFGSSIDLKDEGDRYVVRAYLPKRDVSTVNASVEETTLKIEAKAESESSGRGGTNRTKAHYLQTLTLPGPVKVDEMKVETKDGLVEVTLPKK, encoded by the coding sequence ATGAAAACCATATCAACCAACTCACGGCGCGCCGGAGTGCTGCTGACAGGCATTGCTTTGGGCGCGGGTATCATCACCGCCGGACTCAGCGCGTCAACGGCTGCGGAAACCAAACCGGGCGATGGCGGCGGCTTCGTTGAAAAGGCACAGGAATGGCAGGACAAGATGTCCGAATCGTTCCGCGACCTTTGGAAGGACCTTCGCGGCGATGATCGCGGCAAGCCTTCCATTTCCACGGCTTCGGTCGACCTGCGCGAGCAGGAAAACAGCCACATCATCCGGCTCAGCCTGCCCGGTCGCAAGCTGGAGAATGTGAAGGTCTCGCTTGAAGGAACCTCCCTCCAGATTCTCGCTCCGGCGGAAGGCAAGCTTGGCCGCTACTCGCAGAGCATCACCCTCGACGGCGTGGCTGCCGGAGCTAAAGCGAAAACCGAGCTGAAGGAGAGTGACGGTCTGATGGTGATCACCGTGCCCAAAGGTCCCTCCGCCGGGACGACCGATCCGTCGTCAACCGTGGGAGGCGCGACGCCCGGGGTGCTGGATGAGTGGGACCGGGACATCCTCCGGCGCATGGAAAGCATGAACCGTGAAATGGACCGGATCTTCGCCGATGCCTTCGCGGAATTCCGCTCCGTTCCCCAATATAAGAATTACTTTGACGAAGCCCGTTTCGGTTCTTCGATCGATCTGAAAGATGAAGGAGACCGCTATGTCGTCAGGGCCTATCTGCCAAAACGGGACGTCAGCACCGTGAATGCTTCCGTCGAAGAAACGACTCTCAAAATCGAAGCCAAGGCTGAATCGGAGTCGTCCGGGCGTGGCGGCACCAACCGCACCAAGGCGCACTATCTTCAGACCCTCACCCTGCCGGGGCCGGTGAAAGTGGATGAAATGAAGGTGGAGACCAAGGACGGCCTCGTGGAGGTCACCCTGCCGAAGAAGTGA
- a CDS encoding helix-turn-helix domain-containing protein, with product MELGEPPQRPTRSPVQEVIAFVGYDPYPEPSSLAEELVSFRRLRGLRVRDAASLADVDPATWSSWERNEHQITPRYLDRIRTLLGDVPDSGGCLSPRRARIAPP from the coding sequence GTGGAATTGGGAGAACCACCGCAACGCCCCACTCGTTCACCAGTGCAGGAGGTCATCGCATTCGTCGGCTACGATCCATATCCGGAACCTTCTTCGCTAGCCGAGGAGCTAGTCTCCTTCCGCCGGTTGAGGGGTCTCAGGGTCAGGGATGCCGCCTCCCTCGCGGATGTCGACCCGGCCACTTGGTCAAGCTGGGAGAGGAACGAGCACCAGATTACCCCGCGATATTTGGACCGGATCCGAACTCTGCTGGGTGACGTTCCAGATTCCGGAGGATGTCTTTCACCTCGGAGAGCACGGATCGCTCCACCCTGA
- a CDS encoding helix-turn-helix domain-containing protein gives MRSGERVNSLVGLKPGWGLGSRVRPSTVRHTVILANTIYNVILSAGMPLPKAYPLKVETVGDHIRAVRLRRGLEQSEVAEILGVSKETVWNWENHRNAPLVHQCRRSSHSSATIHIRNLLR, from the coding sequence ATGCGTTCAGGAGAGCGAGTCAATTCTCTGGTCGGGCTCAAGCCCGGTTGGGGCTTGGGATCTCGGGTGAGACCTAGCACGGTTAGACACACCGTTATCTTGGCGAATACAATTTACAATGTGATTCTGAGCGCGGGAATGCCGCTCCCGAAGGCTTATCCGCTCAAGGTCGAAACAGTTGGCGACCACATTCGGGCTGTCCGACTGCGGCGCGGGCTCGAGCAGTCGGAGGTCGCAGAGATCCTCGGCGTGTCGAAAGAGACAGTGTGGAATTGGGAGAACCACCGCAACGCCCCACTCGTTCACCAGTGCAGGAGGTCATCGCATTCGTCGGCTACGATCCATATCCGGAACCTTCTTCGCTAG
- a CDS encoding SOS response-associated peptidase, giving the protein MCTGYELNPRQLGKSLTQVDVRDVARLLSDAEIRIIRPTQIAPVIMPDGSLREMRWGIPTPVKSAVLGAEPRMKNVVNSREDKLKGWPWDEAFQKRRCIIPAAAFYEWVEVAAKKVPLRFVRQHPDTIWIAGIWQHHAEHGECYSMITTLPNAMMKLVHDRMPAVLTDEQIPPYLAGDLQDFGPSAAALTYTQAENFLKRKTLEQGELFE; this is encoded by the coding sequence ATGTGCACGGGTTACGAGCTCAATCCGAGACAACTGGGAAAGTCTCTCACCCAAGTGGATGTTCGGGATGTAGCCCGACTGCTGTCCGACGCGGAAATCCGCATCATCCGCCCCACACAAATCGCACCAGTGATCATGCCTGACGGATCACTGAGGGAGATGCGGTGGGGAATTCCCACACCGGTCAAATCTGCGGTGCTGGGAGCAGAGCCGCGGATGAAAAACGTTGTCAATTCCCGCGAAGACAAGCTGAAAGGCTGGCCGTGGGACGAAGCGTTCCAGAAGCGCCGCTGCATCATTCCTGCGGCTGCATTCTATGAATGGGTCGAGGTTGCTGCGAAAAAAGTGCCCCTGCGTTTTGTCCGTCAGCACCCGGACACAATCTGGATTGCAGGGATTTGGCAGCATCATGCAGAACACGGCGAATGCTACTCCATGATCACCACCCTGCCGAACGCCATGATGAAGCTCGTCCATGACCGTATGCCAGCGGTGCTGACCGACGAACAGATCCCTCCATACCTTGCTGGTGATCTGCAAGATTTCGGCCCTTCGGCAGCCGCCCTCACCTACACACAGGCGGAAAACTTTCTGAAAAGGAAAACCCTGGAACAGGGTGAATTGTTCGAATGA
- a CDS encoding aldehyde dehydrogenase family protein — MDKIRKNPESFAIYPFTKDPQVVARIRTELRSGAVCVNDVVVHVAGEELPFGGTGASGMGRNRGVSSFGLFTRERVIVKRALRWEISARFPSLPPLKVLENSEIPSASNLMPGGHAAIQRDIAG; from the coding sequence ATTGACAAGATCAGGAAAAATCCGGAATCGTTTGCGATCTACCCCTTCACCAAGGATCCCCAGGTGGTCGCACGGATCCGAACGGAACTGCGTTCGGGTGCGGTATGCGTCAACGATGTGGTGGTACATGTTGCCGGGGAAGAGCTGCCGTTCGGAGGGACGGGGGCGAGCGGGATGGGACGAAACCGGGGGGTGTCAAGCTTCGGGCTTTTCACGCGTGAGCGGGTCATTGTCAAAAGGGCCTTGCGCTGGGAAATTTCGGCCCGGTTTCCTTCACTGCCACCGCTGAAAGTTCTCGAGAATTCTGAAATTCCTTCCGCGTCAAATTTGATGCCTGGAGGCCACGCCGCCATTCAGCGCGATATCGCCGGGTAG
- a CDS encoding PEP-CTERM sorting domain-containing protein, with the protein MLPTSRPLSAGAILAITGFGLLLNIPASAANLVLDFSDNAGLGYGVGTSTLITEDGIKLVSIAGTYEVTLAPKSELNLKDFGGNGSTRTVVFSLASGGNFDFIGFTRTDGYGDWTLTTNRGDSTTFNLFSPPDLSGPKWDDLSSVTLSTSTQYGESKFDNFVFNDVPTSVPEPTTLAVLALAGMALGARRRRR; encoded by the coding sequence ATGCTTCCCACCAGTCGCCCATTGTCCGCCGGTGCTATCCTTGCGATCACCGGTTTTGGTCTCCTCCTGAACATCCCCGCTTCGGCCGCGAATCTCGTGCTCGACTTCAGCGACAATGCCGGTCTCGGCTATGGCGTCGGCACCAGCACGCTTATCACAGAAGACGGAATCAAGCTCGTCTCCATCGCTGGCACCTATGAGGTCACCCTCGCCCCGAAGAGCGAGCTCAATCTCAAAGACTTCGGCGGTAACGGCTCCACCCGGACCGTCGTCTTCTCCCTCGCAAGTGGAGGAAACTTCGACTTCATCGGCTTCACCCGCACCGACGGCTACGGCGACTGGACGCTCACTACCAACCGTGGAGACTCCACAACCTTCAATTTATTTTCCCCACCCGATCTGTCTGGCCCCAAGTGGGACGATCTCTCCTCTGTAACGCTCAGCACCTCGACTCAGTATGGCGAATCGAAATTCGACAATTTTGTCTTCAACGACGTTCCTACTTCAGTGCCCGAGCCTACAACACTCGCGGTCCTCGCGTTAGCCGGCATGGCGCTGGGCGCGCGCCGCCGTCGCCGTTGA
- a CDS encoding sensor histidine kinase, whose product MKRFFSQPPLFWRLQILGWSAVAVFNFITRVAFWNDVNQALVLTLVLEPLYFIITSGMRLVYRRVDHRHGGMPKLAMLVLVFSSVGAGLQILVGDVVRGILVNGGSAATEGRYGVRAAFCIMVLAGWSLAYFWLKAELAARRERERRLAVESSAQRSELEVLRLQLNPHFLFNSLNNIYTEVSERPQIASKMILQLAKYLRYSLDHQGEMLVPLDHEIMAAKSYLDIEAGRFSDRLRISINAPSTGRMLKVPCFLLQPLVENAVKHGLNTSPPPWELSLDIRHEEGLLSIRVTNSGALAADWETRNTTATGIANLRRRLALHYPGRNQFRMVDQGGLVAAELILEGVACPV is encoded by the coding sequence ATGAAACGATTTTTTTCCCAGCCCCCCCTTTTCTGGCGGCTGCAGATTCTCGGATGGAGCGCCGTCGCTGTTTTTAATTTCATCACCCGGGTCGCCTTCTGGAATGATGTGAATCAGGCGCTGGTCCTGACACTTGTGCTGGAGCCGCTGTATTTCATCATCACATCCGGCATGCGGCTCGTTTACCGGCGTGTGGATCACCGGCATGGTGGGATGCCAAAACTGGCGATGTTGGTTCTCGTGTTCAGCTCCGTGGGGGCGGGGCTTCAGATACTGGTGGGTGACGTGGTGCGCGGCATCCTCGTGAACGGGGGTTCGGCAGCGACGGAAGGTCGTTACGGAGTGCGGGCGGCATTCTGCATCATGGTGCTGGCAGGATGGAGCCTTGCTTATTTCTGGCTGAAGGCGGAGCTCGCCGCCCGCCGCGAGAGGGAACGCAGGCTGGCGGTGGAGAGCTCGGCGCAAAGATCCGAATTGGAGGTCCTCCGGCTGCAGCTCAATCCACACTTCCTCTTCAATTCGTTGAACAACATCTACACGGAAGTCTCCGAGCGGCCCCAGATCGCTTCGAAGATGATCCTCCAGCTTGCGAAGTACCTCCGCTATTCCCTGGATCATCAAGGAGAGATGTTGGTGCCGCTGGATCATGAGATCATGGCGGCGAAAAGCTATCTGGACATCGAGGCGGGGCGGTTCAGCGACCGGCTGCGGATTTCGATCAACGCCCCATCAACGGGGCGGATGCTCAAGGTCCCTTGTTTCCTGCTGCAGCCGCTGGTGGAAAATGCGGTGAAGCATGGGCTGAACACCAGCCCGCCGCCATGGGAACTTTCCTTGGATATCCGACACGAGGAAGGGCTGCTGTCGATCCGGGTGACGAACAGCGGCGCTCTGGCAGCTGATTGGGAAACGCGGAACACCACGGCAACGGGGATTGCGAATTTGAGACGCCGGCTGGCCCTGCATTATCCCGGCCGGAACCAATTCCGCATGGTGGATCAAGGCGGGCTAGTTGCAGCTGAACTGATTTTGGAGGGTGTGGCATGCCCGGTGTGA
- a CDS encoding LytR/AlgR family response regulator transcription factor, which yields MPGVIIVDDEVGARRGLRRLLEAHDDVRILGEAENVAAAKDLLAEATPDLVFLDIEMPGGNGFGLLEALRPETKVIFVTAHSHHAVKAFEVDAVDYLLKPLDPDRLATALLRARQRVEAAAVRPPRYNRDDHLTLRDGRRTFVVPIRKIVALEADGDLTRFLISESKPLLISQTLGRFAKILPDPPFVRINRSLIVNLDKVEALENTSRNASLLFLQGNEKPIGLRRITATRLREALGLGR from the coding sequence ATGCCCGGTGTGATCATTGTCGATGACGAAGTTGGTGCGAGGCGTGGCCTGCGGCGGCTGCTCGAAGCGCACGATGATGTGCGCATTCTCGGCGAGGCTGAGAATGTCGCGGCGGCGAAGGATCTTCTGGCCGAAGCCACGCCAGACCTGGTGTTTCTCGATATCGAGATGCCCGGCGGAAATGGATTCGGACTGCTGGAAGCGCTGCGTCCGGAAACGAAGGTGATCTTCGTTACGGCGCATTCCCATCACGCGGTGAAGGCCTTCGAGGTGGATGCGGTGGACTACCTCCTGAAGCCACTGGATCCCGACCGGCTCGCGACCGCGCTCCTGCGGGCAAGGCAGCGTGTGGAGGCCGCTGCGGTGCGCCCTCCACGCTACAATCGCGATGATCACCTGACGCTGCGGGACGGCCGACGGACCTTTGTGGTGCCAATCCGGAAAATAGTCGCCCTCGAAGCGGATGGCGATCTCACACGATTCCTGATTTCAGAAAGCAAACCGTTGCTGATCAGCCAGACCCTGGGCCGCTTCGCCAAAATCCTGCCCGATCCCCCCTTCGTCCGGATCAACCGTTCATTGATTGTGAACCTCGATAAAGTTGAAGCCTTGGAAAACACCTCCAGGAATGCCTCACTTCTGTTCCTCCAAGGTAACGAGAAACCCATCGGGCTTCGCAGGATCACGGCAACCCGCTTGCGGGAGGCTCTGGGCCTCGGCAGGTGA